The genome window TTCTTTTCTCCGCGCGTAAGTTATGGACCTTATCTAGGCTTCTTCTAATCCTCGTAATAGAAATTAAGATGCCATGCACACACCACGTCCACTGGATGACTTGGACTCTCCAACTAAGAACAACGTTAGTCGATTTTTCACTTGTCTCATGAATTTGCCATTCATTAAGAATTTAGTTAATCATTAAGGTTATAAGTAAACTTTCATCTTCCCAGAAAATTTCAGACCAGCATCAATTAATctggaaatttatttttttatatagattTAAAATAAATGGTCACGATTCCTACCAGATAATTTTCATGTTGATACTTCCAATACCAAACAAAAACTCTAAAAAACCACAGAACCTACTAATTTATTGCAAGGAAAATAGAAAAGCTAAGACTGCGGCTTCTTAAGAGAAACCAAAACTAGTTAAAACATTGGTAAGGCAAAAAAATCCaacaatcctttttttttctcctccaaTAAACAATAGCACTAAAGAAGGGCTGGTAGACATGTTATGTTTCCGCTATCTTGAGAACCTACACCTTTCATGAGCATGCTAGAATATATCCAAGTGGATCATAATTCTGTCGGCCTGTCCACGTCAACTTGTTTATCCAAAACAACTAACAAATTTCCTTGCCAGCATGAGAAATAATATAGCCATGGATCTAATCAACCCATTAAAAGGGATTACACACTCATTAGACAAGATTCTCATGTGACAAGGAAAACCAATTCCTAGAAACTACAGCATCAGTCTGGTATCACATATAAGTTTGGTCGACCATCGTACAAAAAGCCCCATAAACGTGTACAGCTGATCGCATTACCTGACACCGAAGTGAGGCAAATATGCGGTTGAGGAAATAAGCAGGCTCGAGACATGACCTTACTTTGCAGCAGCAACCAGGGCACATCGAGCATTTGTGAAAGTAGAGATGAGTGAGCCAAGCTGTAACTTGTCGTTGCATGCAAAGCACAATCTGTATCTGCAATTCAACCAAAGCCAAAGTCGTGGTAAGAGCAAACCAGAAGTTCGCCATGTAAATTCAATAAACGAGAAAGCCATGCATTGCTCGGAATCAAATTCAATAAGCTAGACCAATTAAAGCTGTGAATACAAAGAACATATTTTATAACTTCGCAGTGGACAAAGTCATTTTAGTAACCAAAGAAAATAATACATTTTTTCTGTGCCTCACCTGCCTCACTCCTTTTATGGTGATTGAAAAGGCAACAGGAGCCCTTTTGGATCCACCTGTCGGGCACTTAGTTGCCTCTCAAAGGAAGTGACTAAGGCTGCAAGCAGCAGGTATAaagaccatttcggagcaaataAATAAACCAAAGGACTTATGATGCTGTTTTAGTTACATGAGGAACCTACCAGAAACAATTGGGACATTTACAGCTTATTGTTGTTATAACTCAATGGTGCCATATTATTTTATTCTCTCAAAACTATTCATATTCAAATCTAGATATGCACTACATCACCCTTGTTCAACACTCATCAAAATTAACAACATTGCACAATCTTGCTGTGCCCCACCTAATATTAGCTATAACTGGATCCCTTCTAAAATTGTAATGCTCTTGGGCCAAATCAACACATAAACCCATTTCAGAATATAAGTTTCTAAAGATGAATCCCAACTGCTATTAGCAACACTATGCTTCAAGATTTCATATCACAAACTTAGGCATAATAGAATACATAGCAGTAGAGAATCCCAGCTATGACTAGCAGCTATGCTTCAAGAATTCTCTTAGATATTTAAGCATAATAAAATATGAAGCAGTCCAAAGATGACCAGCCAAGGCCTTGGCAGGCACTTAAGTGAATAACGTACTCTATATCTGCCAAATCATTGATTAGCTTAACTCGAATATCGGATGGCATTTTGATCTTGAAAACAAACCTGTAATGTACACTTCAAGAAATTAGCATCGGAGGCTGCAAAAGATACTAGCTAGCAAAACTAGGTTTCCAATTACTTACATTGTAACCTCCCTCACAATATCTATCAAGGCCAGTCCTTTCCTCATTTTGACATCAGAAATATCTAATCaagttaaataaaaaattataaatggaAACCAACAGCTCACATTTTAGTGATATGCAGAAGAAGATTTCAAATGCATTTGAAGGATACATCTAAAAGCAGCTGTAAAAGACTCATTAAGTAGCCAATAGGCAATCTGCTCAATGTCTTTTGGCATTGGATTTCCAGTGCACAGATAAACAGCTTCATCAGTCACATGTGGAGAAGCCATATGTGTTGACTGTACACACAACAGAAGATAGGCAACATTATCAACACAGCAGAAGTAAACTGAGCAGAAATAAGGTATTGACATTTTGCAGAAAATGTAACAGTCAAGTCCGATTGATTGCTagacaaaaatttaaaaaaaaatctttcagtaAGGACAGGATAGACAATTTAGCACATTCATATgactaaaattaaaaaaaggacTCCATAAAGTCAATACCAACTAAGAGAACAATCCGAGGAATACGTTTGCAATAAAACTAATCAGAGGAACATGCAGCTTTGAATTTTTCCCCTAAATTATTTTCTTATTGGATTTCGATCAAGAATTTCAATACCATCTGCTACCAGTTTCTACAGACAATTGGATTGGTATGGTACCAACATACCAGATGGCATACTGACATGTCTTATGACCGGAAAATAATTAATAAGATGATCGTGTCATACCCAGGTAAATGTACAATTATTCAATCCTGGTTGGACTAGTATATACCTGATAGATAATATATATACCTAAAGTCATGTAtgagaaaatattttataaaggtTATACACGAGAAACACCAAAATTCTGCATCACAAGATATCTTATCCGACCAAGATGAGAACAATTGTCGATGCCAgtgaaaaataaatatagaaaacTCCAGTTAGATTAACCTGCAAAATATTCAGAGCCTTTCTCATGTCGCCACTGCTCAGTCTCACCAATGCTGTCAAGCCACTCTCAGTCACATCAAGCCTAGAATGAGAAATAATAAATTACCAATTTTCTGATCAGCCATAGCTTTTAAAGTTGTTGTATGTCACATATGAATATATTGGCACACACTTGTATATAAATGTAATGATATTTTCAAGTATATGTCATGAAAAGTTACTAATAGTGAATCAAGAATAATTAGGCAATTCAATTACACAAATATTTTGCAATAAATGCAGTACACTGCATATGAATGAACCATCCTTTGAAGATTAAAGTTATTGAATTAAAGAGAAAAGAGTATATTACAAAACCCAACTTTTTCTCTAATTTCGAAGATGATGTCTTGTAAGCTCCTGGACCTAATTTTAGATTGATCCAATTCTAATTGAGATTGGTTTGACCCCCAAACATTGGCTCTATACTGTTGCAAGCGAAACCTGACATACCCAAAGTTTATTCACGCACAGATCCAGAGGATGCAATTTCATTAAACAAAATAACCAAGGTGTATGATACTAACCAAGGATTGAATTAATTTGGCATGCTACACAGCTAATGTTATCTGTCAGCTAATGTTATCTCGATGATAGCAAATTTCTGTGAAGATTCAACTGCCAGATTTATGTTCTTATATTTACACAAAATTAAGGACAACAAAAGATGAAACACCTAAAAATGACTTACACGAAGGAATGTAGTTTCAGGCACTGACTACATACCTGTCAATGGCCAGACTGGCACCAGTGTTCATGCTGGCGCACTGACAATGTGCTGGCATGTATTGCAGTATCATTTTGCTGGTTTTGGTTGAGAGAAgaagataaaaagaaagaagaaaaagaagaagatgatgatgaaagaagaaagaaaaaggagtaaGAGAAGTCATATCAGTCTGGCAGCAGCAGATAGTGGGCAGGCAATGGTCGGTGGACAATGAATAGTGTAGCAGAGATGGCGACAGAGGCTGTGATGGGGTTGGGGGCCACCCACAAACCCTAAATGCCCCATTGTTgtcttaaaaaaacaaaaaatagatTAGTTGTTGGTTTAAAAAAGGACCCAACCACCCAAAATGTGGTTGTCCACATCTCAATTCATGCCTGGACCAGTAGATATAGACAGGTCTAGACGAAATTAAAGCCCTTGATTTACACTAATATGGAAGATGTTGAAGATATGCACCATTCTATTGTCGAAAAAGAACCACTCACAATTACttttaaaaaaagaataattgCAGCTAAGTGTTGCATCCACGTCTGCAACCAAGGGGTCCCAAGCTTCCTTGGCGACAAACAATGTTGTAGACCACCAACATTGAATGTGTTGCAGTTGCAAAGGTGAAAAGCATCATTGTAAATGGCCTATGGCATAAGGCTTCTACCATCGCAGGCCTTTGGGAAGGTCTTTAAAAATCATCAGTATAAAGGACTCTAGATTAGGCTTTGGCAAACATATAGATGTGGCAGCTTCTTCGATGGCATATGATATTACAGACCAGTAATGATAATATGTAGGTGCAGCAAACACCCACGAGTCAGTATGAGTAAAAGCAAAGAAGACAAAACACTGGATCCAGTAAAATCTATTACATAGCCTCTCCTCTGGGTCCAATAACATGCAGCCTACAGGCACACAAGCACTGGTTCAGATCTAATAATGAAGCAAATAAAGGCAAAATAGTGAATCCAATAATCACAAAATAAAGAATAGGCAAAGCACTGGATTAAGTGGGAACTGTCTCACAGCATCTCCACTAGATCCATTATGTAGTAAGAGGATGCACACAGGTTGATTCAGGTCTGTCCTGACTCCTGAGAATATCTGATGGTCAAtgtaaattatgcataatgacaaATAACTACTTTAATTACTGATAAGTATTAGATATCAAAGCCTCACAAACTGGATAAGTTGATATAATAATGCAAATGCCATCAATTCAAAGGAAGATGACAAATAAGGAAAAATTAGGCAACTGCATCAACCTAAACAAGTAAACAAGTGTGTTAATTGAAAACCAACATGTTAAATTCAGTCTATGCATCAGCTATCAACTTATTTGCAAGACAAAATCCATTTATACACCACCACATTAATGGCAAAAAGCTAGATGCCttcaaaaatattaaatgtagaaACAAGGTGGGCACCAGCAATCATTAGATAATGTagattatgctgacaatagatggTCAGCAAccaaaatatgaaacaaaagatCAATTATAAGAAAATGAGATGCAACGCTGCCAACACCTTGGAGAATACAATTGATCAAATTTTGTGTAAATCAAAATAAACAGGAAACCTCACCCTTCTGCTTTTATCACATGCTCCGTGCGTTCTCTAATGTTGCTTGAATCAAGTGGAGCAAAACGAAACCGTGTGCACCTTGACTGCAATGCAGGAATGATCTTGTTCACATGGTTACAGATAAGAGCAAATCTGGTACTCTTTGTATGTTTCTCAATCACTTCATGCAGAGAAAAATCACAAAAATAAAGGCAGTAAGGTATTTGTAGAATTAAGgcaacaaaataaaaaaacttcAGAGACAAACCTCTCCGCAATGCAAACTGCGCATCCTTGGTCATGGCATCTGCTTCATCCAGTAAGACCAATTTTACAGTAGACTTTGGTCTGCAGAGAAGTGGAAAAGGTTGACTGGCTATTAGCAAATAATAGATAATTAGATGACACAACTCATACACTTGTCTTCTGCTTCTATTTATTTAGGTAcacgttgcatgcatcattcctggTAATTCCAGAAACTAAGATCTACCAGATGGGGCCCACAACTGCCACATGCTCATTAGAAGAGTTAAATCAAGTGGCAAGACCAAACAGATGAGGCCCACAGTTGTCAAAAGCTCATTAAAATAAAAGATTCTCATCCACTGTTCTTTGTCCTATTGTACTTTTAATTGGTATCTATTTTTATTGCAACAATAAAATTCCCTTCTAACTAAACCAGTTAAGTAAACATGCTGTATAGCATGACCATGTTTTCTTAAAAAAAAGGCTACTAATAGActttcatcataaaatcatagcAACCTACTACTTACAAAAAGACCAAGACATGCCATGTATATCAAAAGAAATTCATTAATTAAGATCTTAGTAAAATCTTCACCGTAAATAATGTCCCCGTGGACCTCAGTTTTAATTTTTGTAAGGTCACCATGCAATATATATTTTTAGCACAACTTCCTGGTTTGCTCTCCACTAAAGTAATTTAATAACCTGTACCTGCTAGGATTAGTAAAGAGGGCAAGTCTTGGT of Musa acuminata AAA Group cultivar baxijiao chromosome BXJ1-7, Cavendish_Baxijiao_AAA, whole genome shotgun sequence contains these proteins:
- the LOC135678693 gene encoding replication factor C subunit 3-like → MADASALMEIDDDAPASSRPNKGKIALASDPKSVPWVEKYRPQSLADVAAHRDIIDTIDRLTSENRLPHLLLYGPPGTGKTSTILAVARKLYGMQYKNMILELNASDDRGIDVVRKQIQDFASARSLSFGPKSTVKLVLLDEADAMTKDAQFALRRVIEKHTKSTRFALICNHVNKIIPALQSRCTRFRFAPLDSSNIRERTEHVIKAEGLDVTESGLTALVRLSSGDMRKALNILQSTHMASPHVTDEAVYLCTGNPMPKDIEQIAYWLLNESFTAAFRYISDVKMRKGLALIDIVREVTMFVFKIKMPSDIRVKLINDLADIEYRLCFACNDKLQLGSLISTFTNARCALVAAAK